A stretch of Gemmatimonadaceae bacterium DNA encodes these proteins:
- a CDS encoding DEAD/DEAH box helicase, with amino-acid sequence MDQFLIGNRADVRALIADLWLHEPETTTATTIGHIALRPHQQSALGRARRAIAEHGGALLADEVGLGKTFVAVALIREARRALVVAPAALRDMWRDALARGSGAARIISYDALSRGSLPNGDFDLVVLDEAHHARNPATKRYARLAALTARTPALLLSATPIHNHANDLAALLALFLGARAWQLNDDQRAACIIRRERADIAAAALPELTPPVWIPVGDDHELLDLITSLPPPLPPRDGEDGGALVHWGLARQWASSHGALLRALDRRLAIATALDATLATGRYPSRATLGAWTCGDDAVQLAFPQLFEDERRLTETMRAVVAAHAAAVAALRSRALASVWTDTERAQRLHELRAAHPGEKLVAFSQFTHTVRTLFTRLPDRTGAAALTARGGHLTSGPVTRRELLTRFAPRAMASHAPRDIERIDFLLTTDLLSEGVNLQDASVVIHLDLPWTPARLEQRVGRARRIGSTHKTVAVYALSPPAAAEALLRVEQRLHAKLRAANRAIGIAGTILPVATPNAMEWDPAAPSAARRQEALRQRLAAWRSTQAPHLEHAVPLLAVEHTGRRCMLAAFQHGDARCSLAGSLDDRPFTDDPALLLTIVSLFDETPPQSAAPSPPNGIVGHLLERCSEWLSRRAAVAATGGVLPLHVPSRRHAMRRIVAITARAPHHLRPTLAPLAARARRAITLPFGIGAERVLDDLATATLPDEAWLRALGTFADVQERAHHNDPDSPVLVAALVGLG; translated from the coding sequence ATGGACCAGTTCCTGATCGGCAACCGCGCCGACGTGCGCGCCCTCATCGCAGACCTCTGGCTCCACGAGCCCGAAACGACGACAGCCACAACCATCGGACACATTGCGCTGCGCCCACACCAGCAATCCGCACTCGGCCGCGCTCGACGCGCAATCGCCGAACACGGCGGCGCACTCCTCGCCGATGAAGTCGGACTCGGCAAAACATTCGTCGCGGTCGCGCTCATCCGCGAAGCACGCCGCGCACTCGTCGTCGCACCCGCCGCGCTCCGCGATATGTGGCGCGATGCGCTCGCCCGCGGTTCCGGAGCGGCACGCATCATCTCTTACGACGCGCTGAGCCGAGGGTCGCTGCCTAACGGGGATTTCGACCTGGTGGTGCTCGATGAAGCACACCACGCGCGCAATCCAGCCACCAAACGCTACGCACGACTCGCCGCACTCACGGCACGCACGCCCGCCCTGCTCCTCTCGGCGACGCCAATCCACAACCACGCGAACGATCTCGCCGCCCTCCTTGCCCTCTTCCTCGGCGCCCGTGCATGGCAACTGAACGATGACCAGCGTGCCGCCTGCATCATTCGACGGGAACGCGCCGACATCGCCGCTGCCGCGCTGCCTGAGCTCACACCGCCGGTCTGGATACCGGTCGGAGATGATCACGAGCTCCTCGACCTGATCACGTCGCTCCCGCCACCCCTCCCGCCGCGCGATGGCGAAGACGGCGGCGCACTCGTCCATTGGGGACTCGCCAGACAATGGGCCTCGAGCCACGGTGCATTATTGCGCGCGCTCGATCGGCGGCTCGCGATCGCCACTGCGCTCGACGCCACGCTCGCCACCGGCCGCTATCCGTCCCGCGCAACGCTCGGAGCCTGGACGTGCGGAGACGACGCCGTCCAGTTGGCATTCCCGCAACTCTTCGAGGACGAGCGCCGCCTAACGGAAACCATGCGCGCCGTCGTCGCCGCGCACGCCGCCGCGGTCGCAGCGCTGCGCTCCCGCGCGCTCGCCAGCGTCTGGACCGACACCGAGCGCGCGCAACGACTGCACGAGCTCCGCGCGGCACACCCGGGCGAGAAGCTCGTCGCATTCTCCCAATTCACACACACCGTCCGCACCCTGTTTACCCGCCTGCCCGATCGCACCGGAGCGGCTGCACTCACCGCGCGCGGCGGCCACCTCACGAGCGGGCCAGTCACCCGGCGCGAGCTCCTTACCCGATTCGCCCCACGCGCCATGGCCTCCCACGCGCCGCGCGACATCGAGCGCATCGACTTCCTCCTCACCACCGACCTGCTCAGCGAAGGAGTCAACCTGCAAGACGCGTCCGTGGTCATCCACCTCGACCTCCCCTGGACGCCCGCCCGCCTCGAACAACGCGTGGGCCGCGCACGCCGCATCGGCTCGACACACAAAACCGTCGCCGTCTACGCCCTCTCGCCACCCGCGGCCGCCGAAGCGCTGCTTCGCGTCGAGCAACGGCTCCACGCCAAGCTCCGCGCCGCCAACCGCGCCATCGGCATCGCCGGCACCATCCTCCCCGTCGCCACGCCTAACGCAATGGAATGGGATCCGGCCGCGCCGTCGGCCGCCCGCCGCCAGGAAGCGCTGCGACAACGGCTCGCCGCATGGCGCTCGACCCAGGCGCCACACCTCGAACACGCCGTCCCGCTCCTCGCCGTCGAGCACACCGGCCGCCGCTGCATGCTCGCCGCGTTCCAACACGGCGATGCCCGCTGCTCCCTCGCCGGCAGCCTCGACGACCGCCCGTTCACCGACGACCCCGCGCTCCTCCTCACGATCGTCTCCCTGTTCGACGAAACGCCGCCGCAGTCCGCCGCACCGTCGCCGCCTAACGGGATCGTCGGTCATCTGCTCGAGCGCTGCAGCGAATGGCTCAGCCGACGCGCCGCAGTCGCAGCAACCGGCGGAGTGCTGCCCCTGCACGTGCCCAGCCGACGGCACGCCATGCGGCGCATCGTGGCCATCACCGCCCGCGCTCCACACCATCTCCGCCCAACGCTCGCGCCGCTCGCCGCACGCGCCCGCCGCGCCATTACGCTGCCCTTCGGCATCGGTGCGGAACGCGTGCTCGACGATCTTGCAACTGCCACGCTCCCCGACGAGGCATGGCTCCGCGCGCTCGGAACCTTTGCCGACGTCCAGGAACGAGCCCACCACAACGACCCCGACTCGCCCGTGCTCGTCGCCGCGCTCGTCGGCCTCGGATGA
- a CDS encoding HAD-IA family hydrolase, which translates to MPSRKPLAILFDLDGTLADSLELILGAFRHTFATHLGAVPSDTAWIAGMGTPLIAQLRSLVADEALVEPMTATYRSWQNEHHDELLREFEGVRETVSLLHDRGHRMALVTSKATDAAKRALHLMGIDPLLDHVVGSDSTTTHKPDAGPVLHALALLHRDPTGAIFVGDSPHDIAAGTAAGVFTVAALWGPFSRQTLEAARPSRLIADIRDLPPLVEALTATALAPSHT; encoded by the coding sequence ATGCCGTCACGGAAACCGCTCGCAATTCTGTTCGATCTCGATGGAACGCTCGCCGATTCGCTCGAGCTCATCTTGGGCGCCTTCCGCCACACCTTCGCCACCCACCTGGGCGCTGTCCCCTCCGACACCGCGTGGATCGCGGGCATGGGAACCCCGCTCATCGCTCAGCTCCGCTCCCTCGTCGCCGACGAAGCGCTCGTCGAACCGATGACCGCCACCTACCGGTCATGGCAAAACGAGCATCACGACGAGCTCCTTCGCGAATTCGAAGGCGTGCGCGAAACGGTGTCCTTGCTGCACGACCGCGGCCACCGGATGGCGCTCGTCACGAGCAAAGCCACCGATGCAGCCAAACGGGCGCTGCACTTGATGGGCATCGACCCCCTTCTCGACCACGTCGTCGGATCTGACTCGACCACGACCCACAAACCCGACGCCGGTCCCGTCTTGCACGCGCTGGCGCTACTCCATCGCGATCCCACAGGAGCGATTTTTGTCGGCGATTCACCCCACGATATCGCAGCCGGGACCGCAGCCGGCGTCTTCACCGTGGCCGCCCTCTGGGGTCCTTTCAGCCGCCAAACCCTCGAAGCCGCACGACCCAGCCGCCTCATCGCGGACATCCGCGACCTTCCGCCCCTCGTTGAGGCCCTGACCGCCACCGCCCTGGCCCCTTCGCACACGTGA
- a CDS encoding RNA polymerase sigma factor produces the protein MLTATMAVVTTIPSDEPPTDVARAAAGDRQAFERVYRANMQRVFSICVRMCGDRVRAEELTQDVFVRAWEKLPLFRGESAFSTWLHRLAVNVLLNDRKTQSRERSRAAATDDDEENEESYGATAPPSHADRMDLETAIALLPPGARRVFTLHDIEGYRHEEIAEMLGVTAGGSKAQLHRARLLLREALNR, from the coding sequence ATGCTGACAGCCACGATGGCAGTGGTAACAACAATTCCGAGTGACGAGCCGCCAACCGACGTAGCACGAGCTGCGGCGGGTGACCGGCAAGCCTTCGAACGCGTGTACCGCGCCAACATGCAGCGGGTGTTTTCCATCTGCGTACGCATGTGCGGCGATCGCGTGAGAGCGGAAGAGTTGACGCAGGATGTGTTCGTCCGGGCCTGGGAAAAGCTGCCCCTGTTCCGCGGCGAAAGCGCATTCAGCACATGGCTCCATCGCCTCGCCGTCAACGTGCTGCTGAACGATCGGAAGACGCAGAGCCGCGAACGATCACGTGCCGCTGCAACCGATGACGATGAAGAAAACGAAGAATCGTACGGCGCGACGGCACCGCCATCGCACGCCGATCGGATGGATCTCGAGACAGCAATCGCCTTGCTGCCTCCCGGAGCACGACGCGTGTTCACGTTGCACGACATAGAAGGCTATCGACACGAGGAAATTGCCGAAATGCTCGGCGTGACCGCAGGCGGCAGTAAGGCGCAGCTCCACCGCGCCCGACTTCTCTTGCGCGAGGCACTGAACCGATGA
- a CDS encoding zf-HC2 domain-containing protein — protein sequence MTDQLFTCDQFDAMLSEYLEGTLDPAARAALESHASRCGRCRALLADLTTITTAATALPDLEPSRDLWPGIADRIDAPVVALHDAGRPNAGRPFVRPWYLAPAPLAAAAAVLIAATAGITLLATRTALPNGSTVASTAGSSTPLARDDSLPLIPAPPPRARNASGTAPNAVPVQEIYAREIAQLDSIVRDRRSQLDTATIAVIEKNLQIIDQAIAQSRAALDRDPNSRFLHNQLNDAYNQKIALLRTVALLPART from the coding sequence ATGACCGACCAACTCTTCACCTGCGATCAATTCGACGCGATGCTTTCCGAGTACCTGGAAGGCACCCTCGATCCTGCTGCGCGCGCCGCGCTGGAATCGCACGCCTCTCGCTGCGGCCGGTGTCGCGCGTTGCTCGCCGACCTCACCACGATCACGACGGCGGCGACGGCGCTCCCCGATCTCGAGCCGTCGCGCGACCTGTGGCCGGGGATTGCGGACCGCATCGATGCACCGGTGGTCGCGCTGCACGACGCCGGCCGCCCCAACGCCGGCCGGCCCTTCGTTAGGCCGTGGTACCTGGCGCCGGCGCCGCTCGCCGCGGCGGCGGCCGTGCTCATCGCAGCCACGGCCGGCATCACACTCCTTGCCACCCGCACGGCGTTGCCGAACGGCAGCACCGTTGCCAGCACGGCCGGCAGCAGTACGCCGCTCGCGCGGGACGACTCGCTTCCCCTGATCCCGGCGCCTCCGCCGCGCGCGCGAAACGCGTCCGGCACCGCGCCTAACGCAGTGCCGGTTCAGGAAATCTACGCCCGCGAGATCGCCCAGCTCGACTCGATCGTCCGCGACCGGCGCTCGCAGCTCGACACCGCAACCATCGCGGTCATTGAAAAGAACCTCCAGATCATCGACCAGGCCATCGCCCAGAGTCGCGCGGCCCTGGATCGCGATCCGAACAGCCGCTTCCTGCACAACCAGTTGAACGACGCATACAACCAGAAGATCGCCCTGCTCCGCACTGTCGCTCTACTCCCTGCTCGCACGTGA
- a CDS encoding DUF4097 family beta strand repeat-containing protein, giving the protein MCARFYTAMCLAAVMAATPALLPAQRQHRDDDDDASSRIDTTVALSAGGVVELSLISGEIKVTSWNRDQVRVHATSEEGLLQFDASNGRVSLSVRSQHGNMGDTEYQVTIPAGARLITHSVSADITTDGGSDVEARSVSGDVAVSNATGRATIESVSGGLKARNVGRGLRASTVSGDVEANDITGDIDAQSTSGDIVLSGTKSSFVHTQTVSGETRFGGTVDRAGRYEFHSHSGDIQLAVPSTGVTFDVNTFSGDLQSDYPMTLQPGSEVGHKHMEFSINGGGARVTAETFSGDITVERPGHSHED; this is encoded by the coding sequence ATGTGTGCCCGATTCTATACTGCCATGTGCCTGGCCGCGGTGATGGCGGCCACGCCCGCGCTGCTGCCGGCGCAACGACAACACCGGGATGACGACGACGACGCCTCGTCCCGCATCGACACGACGGTCGCACTCTCCGCCGGCGGCGTCGTCGAGCTCTCGCTCATCTCGGGAGAGATCAAAGTCACCAGTTGGAACCGCGACCAGGTCCGCGTCCACGCCACGAGCGAAGAGGGCCTGCTGCAATTCGATGCGTCCAACGGTCGAGTGAGCCTCTCTGTCCGCTCGCAACACGGCAACATGGGCGACACGGAGTACCAAGTCACCATCCCGGCCGGCGCGCGCCTCATCACCCACAGCGTCTCCGCGGACATCACCACCGATGGCGGCAGCGATGTCGAAGCACGCTCCGTTAGCGGCGACGTCGCCGTCTCCAACGCAACGGGCCGAGCGACGATCGAGTCGGTGTCTGGAGGATTGAAAGCCAGAAACGTCGGCCGAGGACTCCGCGCCAGCACCGTGAGCGGCGATGTCGAAGCCAACGACATCACCGGTGACATCGACGCCCAGAGCACCAGCGGCGACATCGTGCTCAGCGGCACGAAGTCATCCTTCGTTCACACGCAAACCGTGAGCGGTGAAACGCGATTCGGTGGTACGGTCGATCGCGCGGGTCGCTATGAGTTTCACTCGCACTCCGGCGACATCCAGCTCGCGGTCCCATCGACCGGCGTCACCTTCGACGTCAACACGTTCAGCGGCGACCTGCAGAGCGATTACCCCATGACGCTCCAACCCGGCTCCGAAGTCGGCCACAAGCACATGGAATTCTCGATCAACGGCGGCGGCGCCCGAGTCACCGCCGAAACGTTCAGCGGCGACATCACGGTCGAACGACCCGGCCACTCCCACGAGGACTAA
- a CDS encoding DUF4097 family beta strand repeat-containing protein has translation MRVEAASGDEASVHATKEYRGDAEPQRVHFQVMKDGSNVTICALWNDDDTCDDNGYHSHHDGSHNDHVSVHFTVKLPKGVKMNAGTVNGDVSISGATAPVKAHTVNGTVEAATATGPVDASTVNGDVSVSMDALSGDGDLNYSTVNGSITAELPAGLNADIDMQTVNGSLTSDFPLTLSGSINPRHHLHATIGSGGRHIEFHTVNGSIELRKHG, from the coding sequence GTGCGCGTCGAAGCCGCCTCGGGTGACGAGGCCTCGGTGCACGCTACCAAAGAATACCGCGGCGACGCCGAGCCGCAGCGCGTCCACTTTCAGGTCATGAAGGACGGCAGCAACGTCACCATCTGCGCACTCTGGAACGACGACGACACGTGTGACGACAACGGCTATCACTCCCACCACGATGGGAGCCACAACGATCACGTTTCGGTTCACTTCACCGTCAAGCTCCCCAAGGGCGTGAAGATGAACGCAGGCACGGTCAACGGTGACGTCAGCATCTCGGGCGCAACGGCGCCGGTCAAGGCACACACCGTAAATGGAACGGTTGAAGCAGCCACCGCGACCGGCCCCGTCGATGCGAGCACGGTCAACGGCGACGTCTCCGTGAGCATGGACGCGCTGAGCGGCGACGGCGATCTCAACTACAGCACGGTCAACGGATCGATCACCGCCGAGCTGCCGGCCGGCCTCAACGCGGACATCGATATGCAGACCGTCAACGGTTCGCTCACGTCGGACTTCCCCCTCACCCTGAGCGGATCCATCAACCCCCGACACCATCTGCACGCAACGATTGGATCCGGCGGCCGCCATATTGAATTCCACACGGTCAACGGCAGCATCGAGCTCAGGAAACACGGCTGA
- a CDS encoding DUF4097 family beta strand repeat-containing protein has translation MLTPRPGRLREPGRGAVLGAREVTLTIAHEVAMRRFLIAVGIAAFVASGCVARRAHYQANAFEWTGSVPAGQWLHVHNLNGTINVVAGTDANVEVHASKKWTHGGDEVHFVKNVGPDGVTICVLYHSGDDCSADQSSRSSRHHGLFSFHSSSDAQTDFVIDVPPGVNLELANISGSVQASGTSGTVDARVVNGEINVASHEGALDLVTVNGSVTAALDTLPATGDISLKTVNGSVTAVLPSALNGFVSFETVTGHISDAFTATSNDPPSAKKFDGTIGTGGSRHVTLSTVNGSVSLLKHA, from the coding sequence GTGCTCACGCCCCGCCCCGGCCGCTTGCGCGAACCCGGGCGGGGCGCAGTGTTAGGCGCCCGCGAGGTCACACTCACGATCGCCCACGAGGTCGCCATGCGTCGGTTCCTGATCGCCGTCGGTATCGCTGCGTTCGTCGCCAGCGGATGTGTCGCGCGACGCGCACACTACCAAGCCAACGCCTTCGAGTGGACGGGCTCTGTTCCAGCCGGCCAGTGGCTGCATGTCCACAACTTGAATGGCACCATCAACGTCGTCGCCGGCACGGACGCCAACGTCGAAGTGCACGCCTCCAAGAAGTGGACGCACGGTGGCGATGAAGTGCATTTCGTGAAGAACGTCGGACCGGACGGCGTCACCATCTGCGTGCTCTACCATAGCGGCGACGACTGCAGCGCCGATCAGTCTTCGAGAAGCAGCAGACATCATGGCCTCTTCTCTTTCCACAGTAGCTCCGATGCGCAGACGGATTTCGTCATCGACGTGCCCCCGGGCGTCAACCTCGAGCTGGCCAACATCAGCGGGTCAGTTCAAGCGTCGGGCACCTCCGGAACCGTCGACGCCAGAGTCGTCAACGGCGAAATCAACGTCGCCTCTCACGAGGGCGCGCTGGACCTGGTCACCGTCAACGGCAGTGTGACCGCAGCTCTCGACACGTTGCCGGCAACCGGCGACATCTCGCTCAAGACGGTCAACGGGTCGGTCACGGCGGTACTGCCGTCGGCGCTCAATGGGTTCGTGAGCTTCGAGACTGTCACCGGGCACATCAGCGACGCCTTCACCGCCACCAGCAACGACCCGCCGAGTGCCAAGAAGTTCGACGGCACCATCGGAACCGGCGGCTCACGCCACGTGACGTTGTCGACGGTCAACGGCAGCGTGTCGCTGCTCAAGCACGCCTGA
- a CDS encoding serine/threonine-protein kinase, translated as MVTIQTLGGLCLRGAVGFDGASGDNQRALALLALLAVAGEHGVARDRARDLLWADAAHDADPLPPVLESIRREVGDAAVFTDVVLRLDSSVLRSDVGEFERALDGRDARTAVALYAGPFLRGFSLPDAPSFDAWAGRERERLERRQRTAQAMLALRSTPTGRTAGIPAIKRSGSPGGRTPPSVEAVPSGLVASRERGAIIGGRYRVLSELGRGAMATVLLARDIKHERDVAIKFVRSDAADAHGLARFQREIAVVAGLQHPHILPLHDSGESGGSLYYVMPYIAGESLRERLAAARILPLGEALRLAREAGDALAYAHAHGVIHRDVKPANILLSGGHALVADFGIARGAPHPSGRRLTDDGYAVGTPAYMSPEQASGDPVDARSDEYSLACVLYEMLAGAPPFPGSRTESALAQRFLADAPPLGDKRPDAPPAVARAVATALARAPAARYPGVAEFLAALEAPTDGPPAIRFSRIRRWLGRS; from the coding sequence ATGGTCACCATCCAGACGCTTGGCGGTTTGTGCTTGCGCGGAGCCGTCGGCTTCGACGGTGCATCCGGCGACAACCAGCGCGCGCTGGCGTTGCTGGCGTTGCTGGCTGTTGCCGGTGAGCATGGCGTCGCCCGCGATCGCGCGCGCGATCTCTTGTGGGCCGACGCTGCGCATGACGCGGACCCGTTGCCGCCCGTTCTGGAGTCGATCCGGCGAGAGGTTGGGGACGCCGCCGTGTTCACCGACGTCGTGCTGCGCCTTGACTCGTCGGTGCTCCGGTCGGACGTCGGCGAATTCGAGAGGGCGCTCGACGGACGCGACGCGAGGACGGCCGTCGCGCTGTATGCTGGTCCGTTTTTGCGCGGATTTTCGCTTCCCGATGCGCCGTCCTTCGACGCATGGGCAGGCCGCGAGCGTGAGCGTCTCGAGCGGCGGCAGCGGACGGCGCAGGCGATGCTCGCGTTGCGATCGACGCCGACGGGCCGTACGGCCGGCATCCCGGCCATCAAGCGATCAGGGTCGCCCGGCGGCCGCACGCCGCCGTCGGTCGAGGCGGTCCCGTCCGGTCTCGTCGCCAGTCGAGAGCGGGGGGCGATCATTGGCGGCCGGTATCGGGTGTTGAGCGAGTTGGGCCGCGGCGCCATGGCCACCGTCCTTCTGGCGCGCGACATCAAGCACGAGCGCGATGTCGCCATCAAGTTCGTGCGATCCGACGCTGCGGATGCGCATGGATTGGCGCGCTTCCAGCGCGAGATCGCGGTGGTCGCCGGTCTCCAGCATCCGCACATCCTGCCGCTGCACGATTCGGGCGAATCCGGCGGCTCGCTGTACTACGTGATGCCGTACATTGCCGGCGAGTCGCTGCGCGAGCGGCTGGCCGCCGCCCGAATCCTTCCGTTAGGCGAAGCGCTCCGGCTGGCGCGCGAGGCCGGCGACGCCCTCGCGTACGCGCACGCCCACGGCGTGATCCACCGCGACGTGAAGCCGGCCAACATTCTCCTCTCCGGCGGACACGCGCTGGTCGCGGACTTCGGCATCGCCCGCGGCGCGCCGCACCCGTCCGGCCGGCGCCTGACGGATGACGGCTACGCCGTCGGCACGCCGGCCTACATGAGCCCCGAGCAGGCCTCCGGCGATCCGGTCGACGCGCGCAGCGACGAATACAGCCTCGCCTGCGTGCTGTACGAGATGCTCGCCGGGGCGCCGCCGTTCCCGGGCTCGCGCACCGAGTCCGCGCTCGCCCAACGCTTTCTCGCCGACGCGCCGCCGTTAGGCGACAAGCGGCCCGACGCGCCGCCCGCCGTCGCCCGCGCCGTCGCGACCGCGCTCGCCCGCGCCCCCG